The following proteins come from a genomic window of Puntigrus tetrazona isolate hp1 chromosome 15, ASM1883169v1, whole genome shotgun sequence:
- the LOC122358802 gene encoding NACHT, LRR and PYD domains-containing protein 3-like isoform X2, with translation MSHVQQCKDGDFSPGCCSDEQERSDSPEPSFVSMKSDWSIDPPPEMKGGDMQSVSSDQQKSSDSPEPSCVSMKSDWSIDPPPEMKDGDRSSDQQQSSDSPEPSCVSMRSDWSIDPPPEMKDRDGSQSVHNRLGRFPRPRPVVTEPVCKKMKYKSMDELQDLDESINPGFRSKLKKKFECLYEGTAMDRNPTLLNEIYITESESGEISNEHELRQIETQSRRTATEDTPIKCSEIFRSLPGQDKAIRTVLTKGVAGIGKTVSVQKFILDWAEGKENQDVQLIFPLPFRELNLMKDKTLSLSDLLYVFFPETKEMDIFSDEYKVLFIFDGLDECRLSLDFQRDVKMYDVSESASVDVLLMNLIVGNLLPSALIWITSRPAAADLIPCECVHRVTEVRGFNDLQKEEYFRKRIIDQSLANRIISHLKSSRSLFIMCHIPVFCWISAAVLEKMLSQAESGEIPKTLTQMYTHFLILQTNIKHEKDYEQKVKDEEIILKLGKLSFQQLVKGNVIFYEEDLRECDIDVTEASVYSGLCTQIFREEFGWYQGKVFCFVHLSIQEHLAALYVHLSCINSNRNAFGEIIKKRNLLNVLDCLHTNPPEHVSLFELHQRAVDEALQSKNGHLDLFLRFLLGLSVQTNQNLLQGLMQLTIRSCDSKKETIKWIKRKIKTTRSSNKSINLFHCLNELGDHSLVEEIQQYLRSGTLAEAKLSCSQWLAVVFVLLTSEQVMDVFELNKFIGNKNTSDKVLHKLLPVIKESISAHLDDCNITAEGCASLASILKLNKSHLRELDLSENKLKNLGIKHLSDGLKESHCELQKLNLYHCGITEEGCAALASALRSNPSHLRELNFTENMIGDLGLKLLSDVLKEPLCKLENLSLCQCGISPEGCAALASALRSNPERLRELDLSQNEIGDSGVTALSAELENPNCKLEKLGLRFCGITNEGCAALASALRSNPEHLRELDLSLNELDQGVRVCTLQRILERLNKLLTLSI, from the exons ATGAGCCATGTACAACAATGCAAAGATGGAGATTTCTCTCCGGGATGCTG TTCAGACGAGCAGGAAAGATCAGATTCACCAGAGCCCAGCTTTGTGTCCATGAAGAGTGACTGGTCTATAGATCCTCCACCAGAAATGAAAGGAGGAGACATGCAGAGTGTCAG TTCAGATCAGCAGAAGAGCTCAGATTCACCAGAGCCCAGCTGTGTGTCCATGAAGAGTGACTGGTCTATAGATCCTCCACCAGAAATGAAGGATGGAGACAGAAG TTCAGATCAGCAGCAGAGCTCAGATTCACCAGAGCCCAGCTGTGTGTCCATGAGGAGTGACTGGTCTATAGATCCTCCACCAGAAATGAAAGATAGAGACGGAAGTCAAAGTGTACATAATCGTTTAGG gaGATTCCCGCGACCGAGACCAGTCGTAACAGAACCTGTCtgtaagaaaatgaaatataagtCTATGGATGAACTGCAAGACTTAGATGAAAGCATTAATCCTGGTTTCAG atcaaaactgaagaaaaagttTGAATGTCTGTACGAGGGAACAGCAATGGACAGAAACCCAACACTCCTGAATGAGAtctacatcacagagagtgagagtggAGAGATCAGTAATGAACATGAGTTGAGACAGATTGAGACACAATCTAGGAGAACAGCAACAGAGGACACACCGATCAAATGCAGTGAGATCTTTAGATCTTTACCTGGACAAGACAAAGCCATCAGAACTGTGCTGACAAAGggagtcgctggcattggaaaaacagtctctgtgcagaagttcatcctggactgggctGAAGGGAAAGAGAATCAGGACGTCCAGCTcatatttccacttcctttcagagAACTCAATCTGATGAAGGACAAAACACTCAGTCTTTCAGATCTTCTTTATGTCTTTTTCcctgaaacaaaagaaatggaCATTTTCAGTGATGAGTATaaagtgttgttcatctttgatggtctggatgagTGTCGTCTGTCTCTGGATTTTCAGAGAGATGTGAAGATGTACGATGTAAGTGAATCAGCTTCAGTGGATGTGCTCTTGATGAACCTGATTGTGGGGaatctgcttccctctgctctcatctggatcacctccagaccagcagcagctgatctcATCCCCTGTGAGTGTGTCCATCGAGTGACAGAGGTACGAGGATTCAATGATCTGCAGAAAGAGGAATACTTCAGGAAGAGAATCATTGATCAGAGTCTGGCCaacagaatcatctcacacctGAAGTCATCAAGGAGCCTCttcatcatgtgccacatcccagtgttctgctggatctcagccgCTGTTCTAGAGAAGATGCTGAGTCAAGCAGAGAGTGGAGAGATTCCCAAGActctcactcaaatgtacacacacttcctgatccttcagaccaacatcaaacatgagaaAGACTATGAACAGAAAGTGAAGGATGAAGAGATTATCCTCAAACTGGGAAAACTGTCTTTTCAGCAGCTTGTGAAAGGCAATGTGATCTTCTATGAGGAAGACCTGAGAGAGTGTGACATTGATGTGACAGAAGCATCAGTGTACTCAGGATTGTGTactcagatcttcagagaggagtTTGGCTGGTACCAGGGGAAAGTCTTCTGCTTTGTTCATCTGAGCATTCAGGAACATCTAGCAGCTTTATATGTGCACCTCTCCTGTATAAACAGCAACAGAAATGCATTTGGCGAAATCATCAAAAAGAGAAATCTGTTAAACGTTTTAGATTGTTTACATACTAACCCACCAGAACATGTTTCATTGTTTGAGCTACATCAGAGAGCTGTGGATGAGGCTCTACAGAGTAAAAATGGACATCTGGACCTTTTCCTGCGCTTTCTTCTGGGTCTGTCAGTGCAGACTAATCAAAATCTTCTGCAAGGATTAATGCAATTGACAATAAGGAGCTGTGACAGCAAGAAAGAAACAATTAAGTGGATCAAGAGGAAGATCAAAACCACACGCTCTTCAAACAAGTCCATCAATCTGTTTCACTGCCTGAATGAATTGGGTGATCATTCACTAGTGGAAGAAATACAACAGTATCTGAGATCTGGAACATTAGCTGAAGCCAAGCTCTCCTGTTCTCAGTGGTTAGCTGTAGTGTTTGTCTTGTTGACATCAGAACAAGTAATGGATGTATTTGAGCTGAATAAATTTattggaaataaaaatacttccGATAAGGTTCTTCATAAGTTGCTTCCCGTGATTAAAGAATCCATATCAGCACA TTTGGATGACTGTAATATTACAGCTGAAGGTTGTGCTTCTCTGGCTTCAATTCTGAAGTTGAACAAATCTCATTTGAGAGAACTGGATCTGTCTGAgaataaactaaaaaatttgGGCATTAAGCATCTATCTGATGGTCTTAAGGAATCTCACTGTGAACTGCAGAAACTGAA TCTGTATCATTGTGGAATCACAGAagaaggttgtgctgctctggcttcagctctgagatcaaacccttcACACCTAAGAGAACTgaattttactgaaaatatgATAGGAGATTTGGGACTCAAGCTCCTTTCTGATGTACTGAAAGAACCTCTCTGTAAACTGGAGAACCTGAG TTTGTGCCAGTGTGGAATCTCACCtgaaggttgtgctgctctggcttcagctctgagatcaaaccctgAACGCCTGAGAGAACTAGATCTGTCTCAGAATGAAATAGGAGACTCTGGAGTGACTGCACTCTCTGCCGAACTGGAGAATCCTAACTGCAAATTAGAGAAACTGGG GTTGAGGTTTTGTGGTATCACGAATGAAGGTTGTGCTGCTttggcttcagctctgagatcaaaccctgAACACCTGAGAGAACTAGATCTGTCTCTTAATGAATTAGACCAAGGAGTCAGAGTCTGTACTCTACAGCGTATACTGGAAAGACTGAATAAACTGCT gACTCTCAGTATTTAG
- the LOC122358802 gene encoding NLR family CARD domain-containing protein 3-like isoform X3 → MSHVQQCKDGDFSPGCCSDEQERSDSPEPSFVSMKSDWSIDPPPEMKGGDMQSVSSDQQKSSDSPEPSCVSMKSDWSIDPPPEMKDGDRSSDQQQSSDSPEPSCVSMRSDWSIDPPPEMKDRDGSQSVHNRLGRFPRPRPVVTEPVCKKMKYKSMDELQDLDESINPGFRSKLKKKFECLYEGTAMDRNPTLLNEIYITESESGEISNEHELRQIETQSRRTATEDTPIKCSEIFRSLPGQDKAIRTVLTKGVAGIGKTVSVQKFILDWAEGKENQDVQLIFPLPFRELNLMKDKTLSLSDLLYVFFPETKEMDIFSDEYKVLFIFDGLDECRLSLDFQRDVKMYDVSESASVDVLLMNLIVGNLLPSALIWITSRPAAADLIPCECVHRVTEVRGFNDLQKEEYFRKRIIDQSLANRIISHLKSSRSLFIMCHIPVFCWISAAVLEKMLSQAESGEIPKTLTQMYTHFLILQTNIKHEKDYEQKVKDEEIILKLGKLSFQQLVKGNVIFYEEDLRECDIDVTEASVYSGLCTQIFREEFGWYQGKVFCFVHLSIQEHLAALYVHLSCINSNRNAFGEIIKKRNLLNVLDCLHTNPPEHVSLFELHQRAVDEALQSKNGHLDLFLRFLLGLSVQTNQNLLQGLMQLTIRSCDSKKETIKWIKRKIKTTRSSNKSINLFHCLNELGDHSLVEEIQQYLRSGTLAEAKLSCSQWLAVVFVLLTSEQVMDVFELNKFIGNKNTSDKVLHKLLPVIKESISAHLDDCNITAEGCASLASILKLNKSHLRELDLSENKLKNLGIKHLSDGLKESHCELQKLKLRLCGITEEGCAALASALRSNPERLRELDVSQNKIGDSAVTALSAELENPNCKLEKLGLRFCGITNEGCAALASALRSNPEHLRELDLSLNELDQGVRVCTLQRILERLNKLLTLSI, encoded by the exons ATGAGCCATGTACAACAATGCAAAGATGGAGATTTCTCTCCGGGATGCTG TTCAGACGAGCAGGAAAGATCAGATTCACCAGAGCCCAGCTTTGTGTCCATGAAGAGTGACTGGTCTATAGATCCTCCACCAGAAATGAAAGGAGGAGACATGCAGAGTGTCAG TTCAGATCAGCAGAAGAGCTCAGATTCACCAGAGCCCAGCTGTGTGTCCATGAAGAGTGACTGGTCTATAGATCCTCCACCAGAAATGAAGGATGGAGACAGAAG TTCAGATCAGCAGCAGAGCTCAGATTCACCAGAGCCCAGCTGTGTGTCCATGAGGAGTGACTGGTCTATAGATCCTCCACCAGAAATGAAAGATAGAGACGGAAGTCAAAGTGTACATAATCGTTTAGG gaGATTCCCGCGACCGAGACCAGTCGTAACAGAACCTGTCtgtaagaaaatgaaatataagtCTATGGATGAACTGCAAGACTTAGATGAAAGCATTAATCCTGGTTTCAG atcaaaactgaagaaaaagttTGAATGTCTGTACGAGGGAACAGCAATGGACAGAAACCCAACACTCCTGAATGAGAtctacatcacagagagtgagagtggAGAGATCAGTAATGAACATGAGTTGAGACAGATTGAGACACAATCTAGGAGAACAGCAACAGAGGACACACCGATCAAATGCAGTGAGATCTTTAGATCTTTACCTGGACAAGACAAAGCCATCAGAACTGTGCTGACAAAGggagtcgctggcattggaaaaacagtctctgtgcagaagttcatcctggactgggctGAAGGGAAAGAGAATCAGGACGTCCAGCTcatatttccacttcctttcagagAACTCAATCTGATGAAGGACAAAACACTCAGTCTTTCAGATCTTCTTTATGTCTTTTTCcctgaaacaaaagaaatggaCATTTTCAGTGATGAGTATaaagtgttgttcatctttgatggtctggatgagTGTCGTCTGTCTCTGGATTTTCAGAGAGATGTGAAGATGTACGATGTAAGTGAATCAGCTTCAGTGGATGTGCTCTTGATGAACCTGATTGTGGGGaatctgcttccctctgctctcatctggatcacctccagaccagcagcagctgatctcATCCCCTGTGAGTGTGTCCATCGAGTGACAGAGGTACGAGGATTCAATGATCTGCAGAAAGAGGAATACTTCAGGAAGAGAATCATTGATCAGAGTCTGGCCaacagaatcatctcacacctGAAGTCATCAAGGAGCCTCttcatcatgtgccacatcccagtgttctgctggatctcagccgCTGTTCTAGAGAAGATGCTGAGTCAAGCAGAGAGTGGAGAGATTCCCAAGActctcactcaaatgtacacacacttcctgatccttcagaccaacatcaaacatgagaaAGACTATGAACAGAAAGTGAAGGATGAAGAGATTATCCTCAAACTGGGAAAACTGTCTTTTCAGCAGCTTGTGAAAGGCAATGTGATCTTCTATGAGGAAGACCTGAGAGAGTGTGACATTGATGTGACAGAAGCATCAGTGTACTCAGGATTGTGTactcagatcttcagagaggagtTTGGCTGGTACCAGGGGAAAGTCTTCTGCTTTGTTCATCTGAGCATTCAGGAACATCTAGCAGCTTTATATGTGCACCTCTCCTGTATAAACAGCAACAGAAATGCATTTGGCGAAATCATCAAAAAGAGAAATCTGTTAAACGTTTTAGATTGTTTACATACTAACCCACCAGAACATGTTTCATTGTTTGAGCTACATCAGAGAGCTGTGGATGAGGCTCTACAGAGTAAAAATGGACATCTGGACCTTTTCCTGCGCTTTCTTCTGGGTCTGTCAGTGCAGACTAATCAAAATCTTCTGCAAGGATTAATGCAATTGACAATAAGGAGCTGTGACAGCAAGAAAGAAACAATTAAGTGGATCAAGAGGAAGATCAAAACCACACGCTCTTCAAACAAGTCCATCAATCTGTTTCACTGCCTGAATGAATTGGGTGATCATTCACTAGTGGAAGAAATACAACAGTATCTGAGATCTGGAACATTAGCTGAAGCCAAGCTCTCCTGTTCTCAGTGGTTAGCTGTAGTGTTTGTCTTGTTGACATCAGAACAAGTAATGGATGTATTTGAGCTGAATAAATTTattggaaataaaaatacttccGATAAGGTTCTTCATAAGTTGCTTCCCGTGATTAAAGAATCCATATCAGCACA TTTGGATGACTGTAATATTACAGCTGAAGGTTGTGCTTCTCTGGCTTCAATTCTGAAGTTGAACAAATCTCATTTGAGAGAACTGGATCTGTCTGAgaataaactaaaaaatttgGGCATTAAGCATCTATCTGATGGTCTTAAGGAATCTCACTGTGAACTGCAGAAACTGAA GTTGAGGTTATGCGGTATCACAGAGgaaggttgtgctgctctggcttcagctctgagatcaaaccctgAACGCCTGAGAGAACTAGATGTGTCTCAGAATAAAATAGGAGACTCTGCAGTGACTGCACTCTCTGCCGAACTGGAGAATCCTAACTGCAAATTAGAGAAACTGGG GTTGAGGTTTTGTGGTATCACGAATGAAGGTTGTGCTGCTttggcttcagctctgagatcaaaccctgAACACCTGAGAGAACTAGATCTGTCTCTTAATGAATTAGACCAAGGAGTCAGAGTCTGTACTCTACAGCGTATACTGGAAAGACTGAATAAACTGCT gACTCTCAGTATTTAG
- the LOC122358802 gene encoding NACHT, LRR and PYD domains-containing protein 3-like isoform X1, with product MSHVQQCKDGDFSPGCCSDEQERSDSPEPSFVSMKSDWSIDPPPEMKGGDMQSVSSDQQKSSDSPEPSCVSMKSDWSIDPPPEMKDGDRSSDQQQSSDSPEPSCVSMRSDWSIDPPPEMKDRDGSQSVHNRLGRFPRPRPVVTEPVCKKMKYKSMDELQDLDESINPGFRSKLKKKFECLYEGTAMDRNPTLLNEIYITESESGEISNEHELRQIETQSRRTATEDTPIKCSEIFRSLPGQDKAIRTVLTKGVAGIGKTVSVQKFILDWAEGKENQDVQLIFPLPFRELNLMKDKTLSLSDLLYVFFPETKEMDIFSDEYKVLFIFDGLDECRLSLDFQRDVKMYDVSESASVDVLLMNLIVGNLLPSALIWITSRPAAADLIPCECVHRVTEVRGFNDLQKEEYFRKRIIDQSLANRIISHLKSSRSLFIMCHIPVFCWISAAVLEKMLSQAESGEIPKTLTQMYTHFLILQTNIKHEKDYEQKVKDEEIILKLGKLSFQQLVKGNVIFYEEDLRECDIDVTEASVYSGLCTQIFREEFGWYQGKVFCFVHLSIQEHLAALYVHLSCINSNRNAFGEIIKKRNLLNVLDCLHTNPPEHVSLFELHQRAVDEALQSKNGHLDLFLRFLLGLSVQTNQNLLQGLMQLTIRSCDSKKETIKWIKRKIKTTRSSNKSINLFHCLNELGDHSLVEEIQQYLRSGTLAEAKLSCSQWLAVVFVLLTSEQVMDVFELNKFIGNKNTSDKVLHKLLPVIKESISAHLDDCNITAEGCASLASILKLNKSHLRELDLSENKLKNLGIKHLSDGLKESHCELQKLNLYHCGITEEGCAALASALRSNPSHLRELNFTENMIGDLGLKLLSDVLKEPLCKLENLSLCQCGISPEGCAALASALRSNPERLRELDLSQNEIGDSGVTALSAELENPNCKLEKLGLRLCGITEEGCAALASALRSNPERLRELDVSQNKIGDSAVTALSAELENPNCKLEKLGLRFCGITNEGCAALASALRSNPEHLRELDLSLNELDQGVRVCTLQRILERLNKLLTLSI from the exons ATGAGCCATGTACAACAATGCAAAGATGGAGATTTCTCTCCGGGATGCTG TTCAGACGAGCAGGAAAGATCAGATTCACCAGAGCCCAGCTTTGTGTCCATGAAGAGTGACTGGTCTATAGATCCTCCACCAGAAATGAAAGGAGGAGACATGCAGAGTGTCAG TTCAGATCAGCAGAAGAGCTCAGATTCACCAGAGCCCAGCTGTGTGTCCATGAAGAGTGACTGGTCTATAGATCCTCCACCAGAAATGAAGGATGGAGACAGAAG TTCAGATCAGCAGCAGAGCTCAGATTCACCAGAGCCCAGCTGTGTGTCCATGAGGAGTGACTGGTCTATAGATCCTCCACCAGAAATGAAAGATAGAGACGGAAGTCAAAGTGTACATAATCGTTTAGG gaGATTCCCGCGACCGAGACCAGTCGTAACAGAACCTGTCtgtaagaaaatgaaatataagtCTATGGATGAACTGCAAGACTTAGATGAAAGCATTAATCCTGGTTTCAG atcaaaactgaagaaaaagttTGAATGTCTGTACGAGGGAACAGCAATGGACAGAAACCCAACACTCCTGAATGAGAtctacatcacagagagtgagagtggAGAGATCAGTAATGAACATGAGTTGAGACAGATTGAGACACAATCTAGGAGAACAGCAACAGAGGACACACCGATCAAATGCAGTGAGATCTTTAGATCTTTACCTGGACAAGACAAAGCCATCAGAACTGTGCTGACAAAGggagtcgctggcattggaaaaacagtctctgtgcagaagttcatcctggactgggctGAAGGGAAAGAGAATCAGGACGTCCAGCTcatatttccacttcctttcagagAACTCAATCTGATGAAGGACAAAACACTCAGTCTTTCAGATCTTCTTTATGTCTTTTTCcctgaaacaaaagaaatggaCATTTTCAGTGATGAGTATaaagtgttgttcatctttgatggtctggatgagTGTCGTCTGTCTCTGGATTTTCAGAGAGATGTGAAGATGTACGATGTAAGTGAATCAGCTTCAGTGGATGTGCTCTTGATGAACCTGATTGTGGGGaatctgcttccctctgctctcatctggatcacctccagaccagcagcagctgatctcATCCCCTGTGAGTGTGTCCATCGAGTGACAGAGGTACGAGGATTCAATGATCTGCAGAAAGAGGAATACTTCAGGAAGAGAATCATTGATCAGAGTCTGGCCaacagaatcatctcacacctGAAGTCATCAAGGAGCCTCttcatcatgtgccacatcccagtgttctgctggatctcagccgCTGTTCTAGAGAAGATGCTGAGTCAAGCAGAGAGTGGAGAGATTCCCAAGActctcactcaaatgtacacacacttcctgatccttcagaccaacatcaaacatgagaaAGACTATGAACAGAAAGTGAAGGATGAAGAGATTATCCTCAAACTGGGAAAACTGTCTTTTCAGCAGCTTGTGAAAGGCAATGTGATCTTCTATGAGGAAGACCTGAGAGAGTGTGACATTGATGTGACAGAAGCATCAGTGTACTCAGGATTGTGTactcagatcttcagagaggagtTTGGCTGGTACCAGGGGAAAGTCTTCTGCTTTGTTCATCTGAGCATTCAGGAACATCTAGCAGCTTTATATGTGCACCTCTCCTGTATAAACAGCAACAGAAATGCATTTGGCGAAATCATCAAAAAGAGAAATCTGTTAAACGTTTTAGATTGTTTACATACTAACCCACCAGAACATGTTTCATTGTTTGAGCTACATCAGAGAGCTGTGGATGAGGCTCTACAGAGTAAAAATGGACATCTGGACCTTTTCCTGCGCTTTCTTCTGGGTCTGTCAGTGCAGACTAATCAAAATCTTCTGCAAGGATTAATGCAATTGACAATAAGGAGCTGTGACAGCAAGAAAGAAACAATTAAGTGGATCAAGAGGAAGATCAAAACCACACGCTCTTCAAACAAGTCCATCAATCTGTTTCACTGCCTGAATGAATTGGGTGATCATTCACTAGTGGAAGAAATACAACAGTATCTGAGATCTGGAACATTAGCTGAAGCCAAGCTCTCCTGTTCTCAGTGGTTAGCTGTAGTGTTTGTCTTGTTGACATCAGAACAAGTAATGGATGTATTTGAGCTGAATAAATTTattggaaataaaaatacttccGATAAGGTTCTTCATAAGTTGCTTCCCGTGATTAAAGAATCCATATCAGCACA TTTGGATGACTGTAATATTACAGCTGAAGGTTGTGCTTCTCTGGCTTCAATTCTGAAGTTGAACAAATCTCATTTGAGAGAACTGGATCTGTCTGAgaataaactaaaaaatttgGGCATTAAGCATCTATCTGATGGTCTTAAGGAATCTCACTGTGAACTGCAGAAACTGAA TCTGTATCATTGTGGAATCACAGAagaaggttgtgctgctctggcttcagctctgagatcaaacccttcACACCTAAGAGAACTgaattttactgaaaatatgATAGGAGATTTGGGACTCAAGCTCCTTTCTGATGTACTGAAAGAACCTCTCTGTAAACTGGAGAACCTGAG TTTGTGCCAGTGTGGAATCTCACCtgaaggttgtgctgctctggcttcagctctgagatcaaaccctgAACGCCTGAGAGAACTAGATCTGTCTCAGAATGAAATAGGAGACTCTGGAGTGACTGCACTCTCTGCCGAACTGGAGAATCCTAACTGCAAATTAGAGAAACTGGG GTTGAGGTTATGCGGTATCACAGAGgaaggttgtgctgctctggcttcagctctgagatcaaaccctgAACGCCTGAGAGAACTAGATGTGTCTCAGAATAAAATAGGAGACTCTGCAGTGACTGCACTCTCTGCCGAACTGGAGAATCCTAACTGCAAATTAGAGAAACTGGG GTTGAGGTTTTGTGGTATCACGAATGAAGGTTGTGCTGCTttggcttcagctctgagatcaaaccctgAACACCTGAGAGAACTAGATCTGTCTCTTAATGAATTAGACCAAGGAGTCAGAGTCTGTACTCTACAGCGTATACTGGAAAGACTGAATAAACTGCT gACTCTCAGTATTTAG